A single region of the Thermococcus paralvinellae genome encodes:
- a CDS encoding amidohydrolase, with protein sequence MKAVKATLLYDGLGNVKKNVYIVFDKEIKKITKEKPKDAEIIAEGVVTPAFIDGHSHIGMERYGEPYQEGEANEQMDSVLPLVDALYSIYMDDKAFKHSIEFGVLYSSVLPGSGNIIGGRAVLIKNYGRDIEDAFMKYVGVKAAFGYNPRSTKEWKGTRPSTRMGAIGILLNWLIKTQKTIALLEKGKKEPEELEPTVEALIPVLKGEEPLRVHVHKEDDIAALLMIKRKFGLKITIEHAGDVHSKETFEKIKKEGVPLVYGPFDALPYKVELKHEDWKNAKYLLEVKPLFGLMSDHPVTLQANLYLQLRHFIRLGMSKEEAIKIITYNNAKILGVDDILGSIEKGKWASLVVWNGDPFHMENYPTHVFAEGELIHEWEV encoded by the coding sequence ATGAAAGCAGTGAAAGCTACTCTTTTGTATGATGGATTAGGCAATGTCAAAAAGAATGTGTACATTGTTTTTGACAAAGAAATTAAAAAAATCACAAAAGAGAAGCCCAAAGATGCAGAAATAATTGCGGAAGGAGTTGTAACGCCGGCATTCATTGACGGACACTCACACATTGGAATGGAGCGCTATGGTGAACCATATCAAGAGGGAGAAGCGAATGAGCAGATGGATTCAGTTCTGCCTTTAGTTGACGCTTTGTATTCAATCTACATGGATGACAAAGCTTTCAAACACTCAATTGAATTTGGAGTTCTGTATTCTTCAGTTCTACCAGGAAGCGGAAATATTATCGGAGGAAGGGCTGTTCTAATTAAAAACTATGGAAGGGACATTGAAGATGCATTCATGAAGTATGTCGGCGTTAAAGCGGCTTTTGGATACAATCCAAGGTCAACTAAAGAGTGGAAAGGAACAAGACCAAGCACAAGGATGGGGGCAATTGGAATTCTCCTGAATTGGCTCATAAAGACACAAAAGACAATTGCTCTGCTTGAAAAAGGCAAGAAAGAGCCAGAGGAACTTGAGCCAACTGTTGAAGCACTGATTCCGGTCTTAAAAGGGGAAGAACCTCTGAGAGTTCACGTGCATAAAGAGGATGATATAGCAGCATTGCTCATGATAAAGCGCAAGTTTGGACTTAAGATAACCATCGAACATGCTGGTGATGTTCACAGTAAAGAGACATTTGAGAAGATAAAGAAAGAGGGAGTTCCATTGGTTTATGGTCCATTTGATGCTCTGCCATACAAAGTTGAGCTGAAGCATGAAGACTGGAAGAACGCAAAGTATCTCCTCGAAGTGAAGCCCCTCTTTGGGCTTATGAGCGACCATCCAGTTACTCTGCAGGCAAATCTTTACCTCCAGCTCAGGCACTTCATAAGGTTAGGGATGAGCAAAGAAGAAGCAATAAAGATTATCACCTACAACAATGCCAAGATTCTCGGAGTAGATGACATTTTAGGAAGCATCGAGAAGGGCAAATGGGCTTCACTGGTTGTCTGGAATGGAGACCCGTTCCACATGGAAAACTATCCGACGCACGTGTTTGCTGAGGGGGAGCTGATTCACGAATGGGAAGTTTGA
- the htpX gene encoding zinc metalloprotease HtpX, whose amino-acid sequence MGLGLWLRTGMLMAFLTGLLMALGYVLGNETGLIFAFIFALVMNFFSYWYSDKIVLTWYRARIVDEMEAPELYRIVEGLAREAGIPTPKIAIVPTDVPNAFATGRDPKHAVVAVTQGLLRILDKDELEGVLAHEISHIKNRDILIQTLAAVLAGAIIMIARWAGWMLWLGGFGGRDRDRDAGSFLGAVLLIILAPIAAMMIQMAISRAREYLADESGAKISGKPWALARALEKIEYYVSRRPLRDGNPATAHMFIVNPFRGISFAELFSTHPPTQKRIERLRKIAMEMGMYF is encoded by the coding sequence ATGGGACTTGGCCTATGGTTGAGAACTGGCATGTTAATGGCGTTCCTCACTGGATTGCTGATGGCATTGGGCTATGTGCTTGGCAATGAAACTGGATTAATCTTTGCATTTATATTTGCTTTAGTCATGAACTTCTTTAGCTACTGGTACAGTGATAAGATTGTCCTTACTTGGTATAGAGCGAGGATAGTTGATGAAATGGAAGCTCCAGAACTCTACCGCATAGTTGAGGGGCTTGCGAGGGAAGCTGGGATTCCAACTCCAAAGATAGCTATAGTGCCTACTGATGTTCCAAATGCATTTGCAACTGGCAGAGACCCAAAACACGCGGTTGTTGCAGTAACACAGGGATTACTCAGAATTCTTGATAAAGATGAGCTTGAAGGAGTATTAGCTCATGAAATAAGTCACATTAAAAACAGGGACATTCTTATTCAAACTCTTGCGGCAGTCTTGGCTGGAGCAATTATCATGATTGCCAGATGGGCTGGCTGGATGCTCTGGCTTGGAGGATTTGGAGGAAGGGATAGAGATAGAGATGCCGGAAGTTTTTTAGGTGCTGTACTCCTCATAATTCTTGCCCCAATAGCTGCAATGATGATTCAGATGGCAATAAGCAGGGCAAGAGAGTATCTGGCTGACGAAAGCGGAGCGAAGATAAGCGGTAAACCATGGGCATTAGCGAGAGCACTTGAGAAAATTGAATATTACGTCTCAAGAAGACCTCTCAGAGACGGCAACCCAGCAACAGCTCATATGTTCATCGTAAACCCATTCAGAGGAATAAGCTTTGCGGAACTGTTCTCAACACACCCACCAACGCAAAAGAGAATTGAAAGGCTCAGGAAGATAGCAATGGAGATGGGCATGTACTTCTAA
- a CDS encoding adenylate kinase family protein, translating into MIIAVSGTPGVGKTTVAKLLAEKLGYKYVDLKKFAIEHGVGEVKGDELEIEIDELAYFVEKEFKGKDVILDGHLSHLMPADQVIILRLHPKVIGERLKERGYSREKISENVEAELVDVCLVEAIDEHENVIEVDTTGKTPDQVVEEILGLLNKGIKKRVGIVDWTQVYDEVIPYLNLGGE; encoded by the coding sequence ATGATAATTGCAGTGAGCGGAACCCCAGGAGTTGGAAAAACAACAGTTGCAAAACTTTTAGCCGAAAAACTCGGGTACAAGTATGTTGACCTTAAGAAATTTGCAATTGAGCATGGAGTAGGCGAGGTTAAAGGAGATGAGCTTGAAATTGAGATTGACGAGCTGGCATATTTCGTTGAAAAGGAGTTCAAAGGAAAGGATGTCATTCTTGATGGACATCTAAGTCATCTTATGCCCGCTGATCAAGTCATTATCCTTCGCCTGCACCCAAAAGTTATTGGTGAAAGATTAAAGGAAAGAGGCTACAGCAGGGAGAAGATAAGCGAGAACGTTGAGGCTGAATTAGTTGATGTTTGCTTAGTTGAGGCCATTGACGAGCATGAAAATGTCATTGAGGTTGATACCACAGGAAAAACACCAGATCAAGTTGTGGAAGAAATTCTGGGGCTTTTGAATAAGGGCATTAAAAAGAGAGTTGGAATTGTAGATTGGACTCAGGTTTATGATGAAGTCATCCCATACTTAAATTTAGGAGGTGAGTGA